The following are from one region of the Rosistilla carotiformis genome:
- the ccoG gene encoding cytochrome c oxidase accessory protein CcoG — MNDKRSLPVVPHTAASGAAGTSHDDDDVLSTLRRDGSRRWLMPHLATGGWWRKRRVVAYILMVVFVAVPHLRVAGKPLILMDIPARQFTIFGRTFLPTDTMLLALLMLSVMFGIVLITAIAGRAWCGWACPQTVYMEYLFRPIDRLFDGTTGRGGHAKKPLTGVKQVARVAVYVLLSMFLAHTFLAYFVGTERLSQWIQSSPIDHPAAFLVMAATTGLMLFDFLIFREQMCLIACPYGRFQSVMLDEQSLIVTYDPVRGEPRKKGKHRAEDNAGDCVDCNRCVVVCPTGIDIRDGLQMECINCTQCIDACDEVMDRVGSPRGLIRYGSQDGIAGKPRRRIRPRTIIYPLILTAVLSGFAYALSTKTTFDARVLRGKGAPFTTVARGRISNSFTIRLVNRTDEKQTYALQVAEPANVQLKVIDPTGLTLEPGGTSLVPVATEFSGSLTFGTGNQPATLEVTSSKDTSKTVQFNLLGPRQ, encoded by the coding sequence ATGAACGACAAACGCTCGCTTCCCGTTGTTCCTCACACCGCCGCCAGTGGCGCGGCGGGCACGTCACACGACGATGACGACGTGCTCAGCACACTCCGCCGCGATGGCAGCCGCCGTTGGTTGATGCCTCACTTGGCGACCGGCGGCTGGTGGCGAAAACGTCGCGTCGTCGCCTACATCTTGATGGTCGTCTTTGTTGCGGTCCCGCACCTGCGAGTCGCTGGCAAGCCGCTGATCCTGATGGACATCCCGGCGCGTCAGTTCACGATTTTTGGCAGGACCTTCCTGCCGACCGACACGATGTTGCTGGCATTATTGATGCTGAGCGTGATGTTCGGGATCGTGCTGATCACCGCGATCGCCGGCCGCGCATGGTGCGGTTGGGCCTGCCCGCAAACCGTCTACATGGAATACCTGTTCCGCCCGATCGATCGGCTGTTCGATGGAACGACAGGACGCGGCGGCCACGCCAAGAAGCCACTCACGGGCGTGAAACAAGTTGCCCGCGTGGCGGTCTATGTTCTTCTGAGCATGTTTCTAGCGCATACGTTCCTCGCCTACTTTGTCGGTACGGAACGATTGAGCCAGTGGATCCAGAGTTCGCCTATCGACCATCCGGCGGCGTTCCTGGTGATGGCCGCAACGACCGGTTTGATGTTGTTCGATTTTCTGATCTTCCGTGAACAGATGTGTCTGATCGCATGTCCTTACGGGCGTTTCCAGTCGGTCATGCTGGACGAACAATCGCTGATCGTGACCTACGACCCGGTTCGGGGCGAGCCGCGGAAAAAGGGCAAACACCGCGCCGAGGATAATGCCGGCGACTGTGTCGATTGCAACCGCTGCGTCGTCGTCTGCCCGACGGGGATCGATATTCGCGACGGTTTGCAGATGGAGTGCATCAATTGCACCCAGTGCATCGACGCGTGCGACGAGGTGATGGATCGCGTCGGCAGCCCGCGTGGGCTGATCCGTTACGGTTCCCAAGATGGGATCGCGGGCAAACCGCGGCGTCGAATTCGCCCTCGAACGATCATCTACCCGTTGATCCTGACCGCCGTCCTGTCGGGCTTCGCCTACGCCTTGTCGACGAAAACGACCTTCGACGCGCGGGTCCTTCGCGGCAAAGGGGCTCCGTTCACGACAGTCGCTCGCGGCCGGATCTCCAACAGTTTTACGATCCGCTTGGTCAATCGAACCGACGAAAAGCAGACCTATGCGTTGCAAGTCGCCGAACCGGCGAATGTCCAACTGAAGGTGATCGATCCGACGGGGCTCACGCTCGAACCGGGCGGGACGTCGCTGGTGCCGGTCGCGACCGAGTTCAGTGGCAGCCTGACCTTTGGCACGGGAAACCAACCTGCCACGCTGGAAGTGACCAGCAGTAAAGACACCAGCAAGACCGTGCAATTCAATCTGTTAGGACCACGACAATGA
- a CDS encoding FixH family protein, which translates to MSNQQATVAQRTDQQIAERKAKWFWVSLVVALLGLQLVIGGVAIKLATGDASAAIVPNYHQAALNWDQIHSERTAAKRLGWTVDLDVSNVADGRGMRAVQVSIADADGKPIDDLQVSADIYHHARAAEVQTVDMQPVGDAEYQVLAPMERSGLWQVDLNIRHEAQRITVQRTLERD; encoded by the coding sequence ATGAGTAACCAGCAGGCGACGGTCGCGCAACGCACTGACCAACAGATCGCCGAACGCAAAGCGAAGTGGTTCTGGGTTTCATTAGTTGTCGCCTTGTTGGGACTGCAATTGGTGATCGGCGGCGTCGCGATCAAACTGGCGACGGGAGACGCTTCGGCGGCGATCGTCCCCAATTACCATCAGGCGGCGCTCAACTGGGATCAGATCCACAGCGAGCGAACCGCCGCAAAGCGACTCGGCTGGACCGTCGACTTGGATGTCTCCAACGTCGCCGACGGACGCGGCATGCGGGCGGTTCAGGTTTCGATCGCCGACGCCGATGGAAAACCGATCGATGATCTGCAGGTCTCCGCGGACATCTACCATCACGCCCGCGCGGCCGAAGTGCAAACGGTCGACATGCAGCCGGTTGGCGATGCGGAGTACCAAGTCCTGGCGCCGATGGAGCGCAGCGGACTGTGGCAGGTCGATTTGAACATCCGCCACGAAGCCCAACGGATCACGGTACAACGAACTCTCGAACGGGATTGA
- a CDS encoding sulfite exporter TauE/SafE family protein, with protein MWILATAIVTASLLGSMHCVGMCGPLAIWASGASENVSRRRVMTAGALYHIGRLITYALAGLIAGAIGSLIDFGGAAMGYQLLAARVVGAIMILIGIHRLISIIAPRKTDATEGPAPSRIGGLLVRLRPYVFRLPLPGRALATGLLTTLLPCGWLYLFALVAAGTGSLTMGPVVMIAFWIGTVPALVALVAGTQFLSRRFTMAIPAFAAVMLVVGGCYTASGRGFANLGSLTSLQASVEASAENNDDIDAQIQAIAKTPLPCCQVTPPAQDADETK; from the coding sequence ATGTGGATTCTTGCGACCGCGATCGTCACCGCCAGCCTGCTGGGCAGCATGCACTGCGTGGGGATGTGCGGACCGTTGGCGATCTGGGCCAGTGGTGCCAGCGAAAACGTCTCGCGGCGACGCGTGATGACCGCCGGCGCGTTGTATCACATCGGACGCTTGATCACGTACGCTTTGGCTGGCTTGATCGCCGGGGCGATCGGCAGTCTGATCGATTTCGGCGGAGCGGCGATGGGATACCAATTGCTCGCCGCTCGCGTCGTTGGTGCGATCATGATCCTGATCGGCATCCATCGCTTGATCTCGATCATCGCCCCTCGGAAAACCGACGCGACCGAAGGGCCGGCGCCGTCGCGAATCGGCGGTCTGTTGGTTCGGCTGCGTCCGTATGTCTTCCGACTGCCACTGCCAGGCCGCGCATTGGCGACCGGTTTGTTGACGACTCTGCTGCCCTGTGGATGGCTTTACCTGTTCGCACTGGTCGCCGCCGGAACGGGCAGCCTGACGATGGGGCCTGTCGTGATGATCGCCTTCTGGATTGGAACCGTTCCGGCGTTGGTCGCTCTGGTTGCGGGAACCCAGTTCCTATCGCGACGCTTCACGATGGCGATCCCTGCATTTGCCGCGGTGATGCTGGTCGTCGGCGGTTGCTACACCGCTTCGGGCCGCGGCTTCGCTAACCTCGGCTCGCTGACATCGCTGCAAGCTTCCGTTGAAGCGTCCGCAGAAAACAACGACGACATCGACGCTCAGATCCAAGCGATCGCCAAAACGCCGCTGCCCTGCTGCCAAGTCACTCCGCCGGCACAAGATGCCGACGAGACGAAGTGA
- the ccoN gene encoding cytochrome-c oxidase, cbb3-type subunit I produces MATTDVTSQDAARSGDSQPGDLEHFSYDDAIVRMFATATVVWGLVATLVGLIVATFLVLPWLTNGLPWISFGRLRPLHTNAAIFAFAGNGIFAAVYYSTQRLCKARMWSDVLSRLHFWGWQAIIVAAAITLPMGITQSREYAELEWPIDIAIAIVWLLIFGGNFLMTLINRRERHMYVALWFYIATIVTVALLHVFNNLVIPSGLFHGYSVYAGVQDAFMQWWYGHNAVAFFLTTPFLGLMYYFLPKAAERPVFSYKLSIIHFWSLVFIYIWAGPHHLHYTALPEWASTLGMLFSLMLWMPSWGGMINGLLTLRGAWHKVAADPVLKFFVVGITFYGMATFEGPMLSIKAINALSHYTDWTIAHVHAGALGWNGFMIFGMMYWLMPRLYQTKIWSPKLVSLHFWTGTVGILLYIVPIYAAGLMQGLMWRAMDDTGHLVYPDFVETIQSIVPLWWLRVAGGTIYFSGVVMLAINALMTWANRPKTYEVPVYSAPRLSKEYHDEPLPPSVLQDAPVLELGKKLDVFSQMDWHRRWERLPVKFTVLTTLAVVIATLFEVIPTFLIRSNVPTIATVTPYTPLELAGRHIYVSEGCYNCHSQMIRPMVAETKRYGEYSKPGEFIYDRPFQWGSRRIGPDLQREGGKQSSFWHWTHFEDPELVSPGSVMPSYRHLIEEDLKFEAIQPLVETVHYLGAPYSEEDLTDTANVARRQAEVVAADIVRQGGPAGKQNKQVIALIAYLQRMGTDLFKTPEPEAESEEAAEGETDADVEVAVEAETETAEATDASETAE; encoded by the coding sequence ATGGCTACTACCGACGTAACATCGCAGGATGCCGCGAGATCAGGCGATTCGCAACCTGGAGACTTGGAACACTTTTCGTACGATGACGCAATCGTACGGATGTTCGCCACGGCAACGGTTGTCTGGGGACTGGTGGCGACACTGGTCGGTCTGATCGTCGCCACGTTCCTTGTGCTCCCTTGGTTGACCAATGGGCTGCCCTGGATTTCGTTTGGCCGCTTGCGTCCGCTGCACACCAACGCTGCGATCTTCGCCTTCGCCGGCAACGGAATCTTCGCCGCGGTCTACTACAGCACCCAGCGATTGTGCAAGGCGCGGATGTGGAGCGATGTGCTCAGCCGGCTGCACTTCTGGGGCTGGCAAGCGATCATCGTCGCCGCCGCGATCACGCTGCCGATGGGGATCACGCAGAGCCGCGAATACGCCGAACTGGAATGGCCGATCGATATCGCAATCGCCATCGTTTGGCTGCTGATCTTCGGCGGCAATTTCCTGATGACTCTGATCAACCGCCGCGAGCGGCACATGTACGTCGCGTTGTGGTTCTACATCGCAACGATCGTCACCGTCGCGTTGTTGCACGTCTTCAACAACCTCGTCATCCCGTCGGGCTTGTTCCACGGATACAGCGTTTACGCTGGCGTTCAGGACGCCTTCATGCAGTGGTGGTATGGCCACAATGCGGTGGCGTTTTTCCTGACCACGCCCTTCCTGGGTTTGATGTATTACTTCCTGCCCAAAGCGGCTGAACGGCCGGTCTTCAGTTACAAGTTGAGCATCATCCACTTCTGGTCGTTGGTCTTCATTTACATCTGGGCTGGCCCGCACCACTTGCATTACACCGCGCTGCCCGAATGGGCCAGCACGTTGGGCATGTTGTTTAGTCTGATGTTGTGGATGCCCAGCTGGGGCGGCATGATCAACGGCCTGCTGACGCTGCGTGGTGCTTGGCACAAAGTTGCCGCCGACCCGGTGCTGAAATTCTTCGTCGTGGGAATCACGTTCTACGGAATGGCGACCTTCGAAGGACCGATGCTGTCGATCAAAGCGATCAACGCGCTGAGCCATTACACCGACTGGACGATCGCCCACGTGCACGCTGGTGCCTTGGGTTGGAACGGTTTCATGATCTTCGGAATGATGTACTGGCTGATGCCTCGGCTGTACCAAACCAAGATCTGGAGCCCGAAACTTGTCAGCTTGCACTTCTGGACCGGCACCGTCGGAATCCTGTTGTACATCGTTCCGATCTACGCTGCCGGACTGATGCAAGGTCTGATGTGGCGTGCAATGGACGACACCGGGCACCTGGTTTACCCCGACTTTGTCGAAACGATCCAATCGATCGTGCCGCTGTGGTGGCTGCGTGTCGCCGGCGGAACGATCTACTTCAGCGGCGTCGTGATGCTGGCGATCAATGCCCTGATGACCTGGGCCAATCGTCCCAAGACTTACGAAGTCCCGGTCTACTCCGCACCGCGATTGAGCAAGGAATACCACGACGAACCGCTGCCACCAAGCGTTTTGCAAGACGCTCCGGTTCTCGAACTGGGCAAGAAGTTGGATGTCTTCAGCCAGATGGATTGGCACCGCCGCTGGGAACGGCTGCCGGTGAAGTTCACCGTGCTGACGACGTTAGCCGTCGTGATCGCGACGCTGTTCGAAGTCATCCCGACGTTCTTGATCCGGTCCAACGTGCCGACGATCGCAACCGTGACGCCTTACACTCCTTTGGAGCTTGCTGGCCGACACATCTACGTTTCCGAAGGCTGCTACAACTGCCACTCGCAAATGATCCGGCCGATGGTTGCCGAGACGAAGCGTTATGGTGAATACAGCAAGCCGGGCGAGTTCATCTACGATCGGCCGTTCCAGTGGGGCAGCCGCCGGATCGGACCCGACTTGCAACGCGAGGGTGGCAAGCAGAGTAGCTTCTGGCACTGGACTCACTTCGAAGATCCCGAATTGGTATCGCCTGGTTCGGTGATGCCCAGCTACCGGCATCTGATCGAAGAGGACCTGAAGTTCGAAGCGATCCAGCCACTCGTGGAGACCGTTCACTATCTGGGCGCTCCCTACAGCGAAGAGGATCTGACCGATACCGCGAATGTCGCGCGTCGGCAAGCCGAGGTGGTCGCTGCGGATATCGTTCGCCAAGGCGGGCCAGCGGGCAAGCAGAACAAACAAGTGATCGCGTTGATCGCTTACCTGCAACGGATGGGAACCGACCTGTTCAAGACGCCCGAACCCGAAGCCGAGTCGGAAGAAGCGGCCGAGGGTGAAACCGACGCCGACGTGGAAGTTGCTGTCGAAGCGGAGACCGAAACCGCCGAAGCGACCGACGCAAGCGAAACTGCGGAATAG
- a CDS encoding cbb3-type cytochrome c oxidase N-terminal domain-containing protein, translated as MTDNNHKLDHSYDGIEEYDNPLPGWWKWLFVASIAFSPMYWVFYHGGAEGRSVHDIYDVALAENTRLQFAEIGDLEPNAETIVRYSHKKNWVRVGEVIFKTNCISCHGRNGEGMVGPNLTDEYFKYIQNVEDIAKVVTNGAGGNAMPAWKTRLHPNEIVLVSAYVASLRGENVEGGKGPDGREISPWPEALPEPEKEATP; from the coding sequence ATGACCGATAACAATCACAAGCTCGATCACAGCTACGATGGCATCGAAGAATACGACAACCCGCTGCCCGGTTGGTGGAAGTGGTTGTTCGTCGCGTCGATCGCCTTCAGCCCCATGTACTGGGTCTTCTACCACGGCGGTGCCGAAGGCCGTTCGGTCCACGATATCTATGATGTCGCGTTAGCCGAAAACACGCGTCTGCAGTTCGCTGAGATCGGCGATTTGGAGCCGAATGCGGAAACGATCGTTCGCTACAGCCACAAGAAAAACTGGGTCCGTGTGGGTGAGGTCATCTTCAAGACGAATTGCATCTCGTGCCACGGCCGCAACGGCGAAGGAATGGTCGGTCCGAACCTGACCGACGAATATTTCAAGTACATCCAGAACGTCGAAGACATCGCCAAGGTCGTGACCAACGGCGCTGGCGGCAATGCGATGCCGGCTTGGAAAACTCGCCTGCATCCGAACGAGATCGTCTTGGTTTCGGCTTACGTCGCTTCGCTGCGTGGTGAAAACGTCGAAGGGGGCAAAGGTCCCGACGGACGCGAAATTTCGCCATGGCCCGAAGCACTGCCGGAACCAGAAAAAGAAGCGACGCCTTAG